From the genome of Platichthys flesus chromosome 10, fPlaFle2.1, whole genome shotgun sequence:
CTGACTGAACGGATCCGGCTAACGAGCCCCAGAGCTCAAAGTCCGGTCCGGACAGCGGAGGGGTCCGTGTGAAACACAGACTCGGAGGCAGGAACGTTCCGTGTCATGAAGCTAACAGAAGCTAAAGCTAAACGTTCAGTCCGAAGCATCACATTGAGCCACAACACATCCGGGTCCAGAAGAGACCAGACCAGGACCCAGCCCTGAACTCAGACCAGGACCCAGACTAGAGTCACCGACACTAATCAGAGTGTgtgggaaataaaaacacatgaatctgtattaattattaattattagttCTATTTGTTCTGGTaaaaaagtaaagtgcaacaactaataaactcttgaaacttaatacattattttctttaatatgaACACCAGAGTTGACGATCTTCTTATCCGAGGTGTGTTGTGAAGAGATGTGTCCTCTGTCTGGAGGACGATGTGTGGACTTCCTGTCCTGATTTTGTCCTggtttaggagccaggacaggaaACAGTCGGGATGttgttgagtgacagctgtccCTCGCAGTAAGGaagcagctgattggtcgatGCAGAGCGGAGTAGATGGACCCATATGGATGGACCGGGGTATAAGGTTAAACCATGTCccggatgtagactggacccgatccgGTCACAGCACGGTACCAAGTACTAGAGTCTTGAAGTGGATGTGTGCAGCTCCTGGTAACCAGTGCAGAGAGTGAACTCAGGTTAATGGGAGGAATGGGAGTGAACTCAGGTTAAagaccagaacctggaccagaacctgcgccgCCCTCTCTGGGGGAAGGGGGCGTGTTCTCGTGATGTGCAGCATGAATCCacaggaacgtgttgttgcagttatgttggcagaggggggggggggggggggttgagggggggggggggggtggctacCACGAAATTGTCAAAGGTAAAAGTCAGGTCACGGGTCGGAGGAACTGTCCTTggaaggacacagacacacacacacacacacatcgagagacacacagacacacttacatGTTGGACTCATGATTAATAATCGATATTCTAATGTTACTGTTTATAGAGACATTAGTGTCTCATATAGTCTCATGTGAACTATGTGAACTATGTCAGACACTCGCTCCGCCCACACGCCgccccgccccctccctccAAACCAACATCCACACATGGAgctgaagctgggggggggggggggggggggatataaaCAGACTGACCCAGGTCTCGTAtcagtctctgtctgttttGGACTCTAACCCTGATCCAGGACCTTTTCTCAGTGTTTGACTCTGATCCAGAACCTGGTGTTGTTTTGCACACTGATCCAGGGCCGGGTTTTTGGACCCTGAGCCAGGACCTGATGCTTGGACCCTGATCCAGGACCAGGTCTCAGGATGCCCTGGCTTCTGTCCCCTCAGGACCTCGTCTCTCCGTCTGAGCGGCAGTGCGAGCGCAGCGCGTTCTCGTTCTACCGCGCGGTGAGGGAGCGGCAGCCGGTGTGGCGGCTGGAGGACACGCGCAGCATGGACGTGTTCAGCTGGGAAGACGGACGCCCACGCGCCTTCCTGCCGTCGGAGGCGCTGTTGTACGCACTCGTGCACGACCACCGGGACTACGCACGTTACCTACTTAACAGGTTCACGGTGAGCGCGCTCAGAGCACCGCGATGCAGTttctgctgccgccgccgcagCGGCACACCACACCTGAGCATGGCGGTGCGGTACGACCGCGTGTCGATCCTCAGCGCGATGGTGGAGACGCTTAAGCGTTGCGGCACGCAAGCAGAGCGGCGGGAGCTTCTGGACGGATGCAGCAGCTGCGTGCACGTCACGGACGCGGGAAAGAGCGCAGTGCAGCTCGCGGTGGAGCTGTCGCGCGCggactgtctgctgctgctgctcgttcACGGCGCGCGGCCTCACGGACTCGATGTCGCGCTGCAGGTGCTCGTGTCCTGCGACGCGCAGCGAAGCGACGCGCAGCGCTGCCTcgagctgctgctcctgttcCTGCCCAACGCGACGCCGCCGCGCTGCCTGCAGGAGGAGCC
Proteins encoded in this window:
- the ankrd9 gene encoding ankyrin repeat domain-containing protein 9, producing the protein MPWLLSPQDLVSPSERQCERSAFSFYRAVRERQPVWRLEDTRSMDVFSWEDGRPRAFLPSEALLYALVHDHRDYARYLLNRFTVSALRAPRCSFCCRRRSGTPHLSMAVRYDRVSILSAMVETLKRCGTQAERRELLDGCSSCVHVTDAGKSAVQLAVELSRADCLLLLLVHGARPHGLDVALQVLVSCDAQRSDAQRCLELLLLFLPNATPPRCLQEEPQRWQSLLGNEVFGWLRGVAPPPLLLQALRCLARFGPDQISTLPPLLQPHSWR